A part of Primulina eburnea isolate SZY01 chromosome 10, ASM2296580v1, whole genome shotgun sequence genomic DNA contains:
- the LOC140803563 gene encoding ammonium transporter 2-like, with protein MANNLTLAYEERLPAVPDWLNKGDNAWQLTAATLVCLQSMPGLVILYASIVKKKWAVNSAFMALYAFAAVLICWVLFCYRLAFGDKLFPFWGKAGLALDQGYLTRRASVPESTHLYSNGTIETEMTQPFFPMASLVYFQFSFAAITTILVAGSVLGRMNIKAWMAFVPLWLTFCYTVGAYSIWGGGFLYHWGVIDYSGGYVVHLASGISGFTAAYWVGPRLQLERDRYAPNNILLMLAGAGLLWMGWSGFNGGAPYAANLVSSVAVLNTNISAATSLLVWTSLDVYYFGKPSVIGAVQGMITGLACITPGAGVVQSWAAIVYGVLSGSIPWFSMIILHKKSTLLQKVDDTLAVFYTHAVAGILGGALTGLLAEPTLCNMLLPVKDTKGAFYHGGGVLLLKQIVAAFFIIGWNFMATTIILLSLKLFIRLRMRDDELASGDNAVLFEESYAQWSGGEKYDPAIQGRDNPSHAVEMVGVGHLNGARGMTVNV; from the exons atggCTAATAATCTAACTCTAGCATATGAAGAACGCCTGCCGGCGGTTCCGGACTGGCTGAACAAAGGCGACAACGCGTGGCAGCTGACGGCGGCGACGCTCGTCTGCCTCCAGTCCATGCCGGGACTTGTCATCCTCTATGCCAGCATCGTGAAGAAGAAATGGGCTGTTAATTCTGCTTTCATGGCGTTGTATGCCTTTGCCGCAGTCTTGATCTGTTGGGTTCTTTTCTGTTATCGTCTAGCTTTTGGTGATAAACTTTTTCCTTTCTGGGGGAAAGCAGGCCTAGCTCTTGACCAAGG GTACTTGACAAGACGAGCTTCAGTGCCAGAAAGCACCCATCTTTACTCAAATGGCACCATTGAGACGGAAATGACTCAGCCATTTTTTCCAATGGCTTCGCTAGTTTACTTTCAGTTCAGTTTTGCTGCGATCACGACGATTTTGGTTGCGGGGTCGGTGTTAGGGAGGATGAATATTAAGGCGTGGATGGCTTTTGTTCCTCTTTGGCTTACTTTTTGTTATACTGTGGGTGCGTACAGCATATGGGGTGGTGGCTTTTTGTATCATTGGGGAGTGATTGATTATTCCGGCGGCTACGTCGTTCATCTTGCTTCGGGGATTTCTGGTTTCACGGCTGCTTATTGG GTAGGGCCGCGGTTACAATTAGAGAGGGACAGATATGCGCCAAACAATATACTGTTGATGCTTGCAGGAGCGGGGTTGCTGTGGATGGGGTGGTCTGGGTTCAACGGCGGGGCGCCATACGCTGCAAATTTAGTTTCTTCAGTGGCAGTGCTGAATACGAATATTTCAGCAGCAACTAGCCTTCTTGTTTGGACGTCACTCGATGTTTATTACTTTGGGAAACCTTCAGTTATAGGCGCTGTTCAGGGGATGATTACTGGTTTAGCTTGCATTACTCCCGGTGCAG GCGTGGTGCAATCATGGGCGGCTATAGTTTATGGTGTGCTTTCTGGAAGCATCCCATGGTTCTCAATGATAATTCTTCACAAGAAGTCAACTTTGCTACAAAAG GTGGATGATACACTGGCGGTGTTCTACACACATGCGGTGGCCGGAATATTGGGCGGCGCTTTAACCGGGCTTCTAGCAGAACCCACCCTCTGCAACATGCTGCTGCCGGTCAAAGACACGAAGGGTGCGTTCTACCACGGAGGCGGAGTACTATTACTCAAGCAAATAGTTGCAGCGTTTTTTATTATTGGCTGGAATTTCATGGCCACAACAATTATCCTCTTATCACTCAAATTATTTATACGTTTGAGAATGCGGGACGATGAACTCGCGTCGGGAGACAATGCGGTACTTTTCGAAGAATCATATGCCCAGTGGAGCGGTGGGGAGAAATACGATCCAGCCATACAAGGCAGGGATAACCCAAGTCATGCGGTGGAAATGGTGGGAGTTGGGCATTTAAATGGTGCCAGAGGAATGACCGTAAATGTATGA
- the LOC140842480 gene encoding PHD finger protein ALFIN-LIKE 2-like produces the protein MASVPSSARTVEEIFKDYSARRAGILRALIYDVDEFYGICDPEKENLCLYGHPNETWEVNLPAEEVPPELPEPALGINFARDGMNRRDWLSLIAVHSDCWLLSVAFYLGARLNRNERKRLFSLINDLPTVFEVVTERKPVKDKPNADSGSKSRGSTKRSIDGQVKSNPKLAEESYEEEEEDDEHSETLCGSCGGNYNADEFWIGCDICERWFHGKCVKITPAKAESIKQYKCPSCMKRGRQ, from the exons ATGGCATCAGTTCCTTCGAGTGCCCGAACTGTAGAGGAGATCTTCAAAGATTACAGCGCTCGTCGTGCTGGAATTCTTCGTGCGTTAATATATG ATGTGGATGAATTTTACGGGATTTGTGATCCAG AGAAGGAAAATCTGTGTCTATATGGGCACCCTAATGAAACATGGGAAGTGAATCTTCCAGCTGAGGAAGTTCCTCCTGAACTGCCAGAGCCAGCACTTGGAATCAATTTCGCTAGGGATGGAATGAATCGAAGAGATTGGCTTTCATTAATTGCTGTGCACAGTGATTGTTGGTTACTCTCCGTGGCTTTCTATCTTGGAGCCAGGCTGAACCGCAATGAAAG GAAGCGCCTGTTCAGCTTGATCAATGATCTACCGACAGTCTTCGAAGTTGTAACTGAAAGGAAGCCTGTGAAAGACAAGCCCAATGCAGATAGTGGAAGCAAATCTCGTGGCAGCACAAAG AGATCCATTGATGGACAGGTTAAAAGCAACCCTAAACTGGCTGAAGAAAGCTACGAGGAAGAAGAGGAAGATGATGAACACAGTGAAACTCTATGTGGAAGCTGTGGTGGAAATTACAATGCTGACGAGTTCTGGATTGGCTGTGACATCTGTGAGCGGTGGTTCCATGGGAAGTGTGTGAAGATAACACCTGCTAAAGCCGAGAGCATAAAGCAATATAAATGCCCATCCTGCATGAAACGGGGCAGGCAGTAG
- the LOC140803679 gene encoding jasmonate-induced oxygenase 2-like yields the protein MNCLESWPEPVERVQHLSDSGIGVIPDRYVKKPLERPGSAEPVPSDEVNIPVIDMKDLYSGDASLRRRTALLIDSACREWGFFQVVNHGVNHELMARTREAWYQFFHLPLEEKQKYANLPTTYEGYGSRLGVEKGMSLDWSDYFFLHYLPVAVRDQNKWPTLPVSCRQLVDEYSREVVELGGKLMKVFSTNLGLREGYLQDALGGDDEIGACLRVNYYPKCPQPDLTLGLSPHSDPGTMTLLFPDENVSGLQIRHAGNWVTVKPLPNAFIVNLADQLQILSNGNYKSVEHRVIVNAQKERVSLAYFYNPKGDIAIKPAEPLVSKEHPSLYPALTFDEYRLYVRTKGLHGKSQVDSLVKSPPPPPPPPPHTHTHTINNSDSSLFPLN from the exons ATGAACTGCTTGGAGAGCTGGCCGGAACCCGTAGAGCGAGTCCAACATTTATCCGACAGCGGGATAGGGGTCATACCCGACCGCTACGTGAAGAAGCCACTGGAAAGGCCGGGTTCAGCTGAACCTGTCCCGAGTGATGAAGTCAACATTCCTGTCATCGACATGAAGGATCTGTACTCAGGGGATGCGTCACTCAGGCGAAGGACGGCCCTTCTCATCGACAGCGCTTGCCGCGAGTGGGGATTCTTCCAGGTGGTCAACCACGGCGTCAACCACGAGCTGATGGCGCGTACCCGTGAGGCCTGGTACCAATTCTTCCATCTCCCGCTGGAGGAGAAGCAGAAGTACGCGAATTTGCCGACTACTTACGAGGGATATGGGAGTCGGCTGGGGGTGGAGAAAGGGATGTCCCTGGATTGGAGTGATTACTTCTTTCTTCACTATCTGCCCGTGGCGGTCAGGGATCAGAACAAGTGGCCGACTCTTCCAGTTTCTTGCAG GCAACTGGTGGACGAGTACAGCAGAGAAGTGGTTGAACTTGGTGGTAAATTGATGAAGGTTTTCTCAACAAATCTTGGGCTAAGAGAAGGGTATCTTCAAGATGCCTTGGGAGGAGACGACGAGATAGGTGCATGCTTAAGGGTTAACTACTATCCAAAATGCCCTCAACCGGATCTCACATTGGGTCTTTCCCCCCATTCGGATCCGGGTACGATGACCCTTCTGTTCCCCGATGAAAATGTTTCGGGTCTCCAAATTCGCCATGCCGGTAACTGGGTCACCGTCAAGCCACTGCCTAATGCCTTCATAGTCAACTTAGCGGATCAACTTCAG ATACTGAGTAATGGAAATTACAAAAGCGTGGAACATAGAGTGATCGTGAACGCGCAGAAAGAGAGGGTCTCCCTTGCTTACTTCTACAACCCAAAGGGAGACATAGCGATCAAACCAGCCGAGCCTCTTGTTTCGAAGGAGCATCCGTCCTTGTATCCAGCCTTGACATTTGATGAATATAGACTCTATGTTAGGACAAAGGGTCTCCATGGAAAGTCCCAAGTGGATTCACTCGTCAAAtcaccacccccccccccccccccccccccacacacacacacacacacaataaaTAATTCAGACTCCTCGTTGTTCCctctaaattaa